One genomic segment of Catalinimonas alkaloidigena includes these proteins:
- the brxL gene encoding BREX system Lon protease-like protein BrxL, with protein sequence MDALDQKLTTAFDGKVVRKDLLHRIKKGTNVPTFVLEFLLARYCASDDAAEIQAGLEAVLDTLNDNYVRPNEANKAQSKVATKGKYRFIDKVHVNYVEKDRRHWAALENFDSRKVAISEKFYRDHDRLLQGGLWAEVTIAFNEIEDDDYAFYIEDLRPIQLSRFDFDRYCEGRAEFSRNEWMDIILRSVGLEPTLLSHRLKLHFIARLFTLVEPNFNFIELGPRGTGKSYFFSEFSPYSTLISGGQATKATLFYNNQRKKIGLVGFWDTVAFDEVGGIKVKDQDTIQIMKDFMANGRFSRGVEVIADASMAFVGNLDLSVEQIVNSEVYDLFQPLPKEFDLAVMDRFALYLPGWEMPKNSSEYLTKNYGFITDYLAEAFHYQLKHTNRYEEVSKRIQLGASVEGRDEKGIKKAVAAFLKILHPAGMASDEEFEEYVAYAVECRRRVKEQMNKRKSDDEFAKIDLSYFNKAGEEVKIYCPESKSAGATQSPIRKNIHDESQVVENKVEKKEVQRETVSAIENEVEFVPEQVENELEEVQELKEQHYTIHYGATGYSYESIISPYLVGAKAVEIEDPYIRVTHQIQNFVRFCEAIIKTTSIRKITLCTTYDDQTDMKELSERLTDVKQSLLELDIELDIKINEHLHDREIRIDNGWTIKIGRGLDFYQKPDTWYSIGNYDLNLRKCLETKVDIFYRE encoded by the coding sequence ATGGATGCATTAGATCAAAAATTAACTACAGCTTTTGATGGTAAAGTTGTTCGTAAAGACCTGCTTCATCGCATTAAAAAGGGTACTAACGTTCCTACTTTTGTGCTTGAATTTCTGCTGGCTCGGTATTGTGCAAGTGATGATGCAGCTGAGATTCAAGCGGGGCTTGAGGCAGTCCTGGATACATTGAATGATAATTATGTGCGTCCCAATGAGGCGAACAAAGCTCAGTCAAAAGTTGCGACCAAAGGCAAATACCGTTTTATTGACAAGGTCCATGTCAATTATGTGGAAAAAGACCGCCGCCATTGGGCTGCTTTAGAAAATTTTGATTCTAGAAAGGTTGCTATTAGCGAAAAGTTCTATCGCGATCATGACCGATTGTTACAAGGAGGTCTATGGGCTGAGGTCACAATAGCCTTTAATGAAATCGAGGATGATGATTATGCGTTTTACATTGAAGATTTGAGACCGATTCAGCTTAGCCGTTTTGATTTTGACAGATATTGTGAAGGAAGAGCTGAGTTTAGCCGAAACGAATGGATGGATATTATTTTACGGTCAGTTGGATTAGAGCCTACGCTTCTTTCACACCGCTTAAAGCTTCACTTCATCGCGCGATTATTTACACTGGTAGAACCCAACTTCAATTTTATTGAGCTAGGCCCTCGTGGTACTGGAAAATCATACTTTTTTAGTGAATTTTCACCATATTCGACACTTATTAGCGGGGGTCAAGCCACTAAAGCAACCTTGTTTTACAATAACCAACGGAAAAAGATTGGACTTGTAGGTTTCTGGGATACAGTTGCTTTTGACGAAGTTGGTGGAATCAAGGTGAAAGACCAGGATACCATCCAGATCATGAAAGATTTCATGGCGAATGGAAGGTTCTCCAGAGGAGTTGAGGTAATAGCAGACGCTTCTATGGCTTTTGTTGGTAACCTTGATTTATCTGTAGAACAGATCGTCAATTCTGAGGTTTACGATCTTTTCCAGCCTCTTCCAAAGGAATTTGATTTGGCAGTGATGGACCGCTTTGCCCTTTATCTCCCTGGCTGGGAGATGCCTAAGAATAGCAGTGAGTATTTGACAAAGAATTATGGTTTTATCACTGACTATTTGGCTGAGGCATTTCATTATCAATTAAAGCATACCAATCGTTATGAAGAGGTTAGTAAACGTATCCAACTGGGGGCTTCTGTTGAAGGACGTGATGAGAAGGGGATCAAAAAAGCAGTAGCCGCTTTCTTAAAAATTCTTCATCCTGCAGGAATGGCATCAGATGAAGAATTTGAAGAATATGTTGCCTATGCAGTAGAATGCAGACGCCGCGTCAAAGAGCAGATGAATAAGAGAAAGTCAGATGATGAGTTTGCAAAAATTGACTTATCATATTTTAATAAAGCTGGTGAAGAGGTAAAAATTTACTGCCCTGAATCAAAATCTGCTGGAGCTACGCAATCCCCTATTCGGAAAAATATACATGATGAATCACAGGTAGTTGAAAATAAGGTTGAGAAAAAAGAAGTACAACGAGAAACTGTTAGTGCTATTGAAAACGAAGTTGAATTTGTACCGGAACAAGTAGAAAACGAACTAGAGGAAGTCCAAGAGCTAAAAGAACAGCACTATACTATACATTACGGAGCTACGGGATATAGTTATGAATCTATAATATCGCCTTATCTGGTCGGTGCTAAAGCGGTAGAAATTGAAGATCCCTATATACGAGTAACACATCAAATTCAAAACTTTGTACGTTTCTGCGAGGCTATTATTAAAACGACTTCAATACGGAAGATTACGCTCTGTACCACTTATGATGACCAAACCGATATGAAAGAGCTTTCTGAACGTCTTACAGATGTAAAGCAAAGCTTACTAGAATTGGATATTGAGTTGGACATTAAGATTAATGAACATCTCCATGACAGAGAGATCCGAATAGATAACGGCTGGACAATCAAAATTGGCCGAGGTTTAGATTTTTACCAAAAGCCTGACACTTGGTATAGCATAGGAAATTACGATTTAAACTTGAGGAAGTGCTTAGAAACAAAAGTGGATATTTTTTATAGAGAATAA